In the genome of Pelobacter seleniigenes DSM 18267, one region contains:
- a CDS encoding IclR family transcriptional regulator, producing the protein MNPLYKIFAILEAVVAQQSRGVTYSDVVAAVDLPKSSVHRILRDLTDVGYLDYNPESKKYFGSLRLAATGAEVMTHYQLRKHVRPHLEALNKATGHTTNLGVLDGTMGVFVEKIESKDYGIRLFSEVGKRFPLYCTGMGKSMLAFAEAETIDKVLAEPLPPLTDKTVTNPNMLRKQLLEIREQGYALDLEEITRGIVCVAAPLLGFRRQLVGAISITVPSYLLDERGIESEIEAVKRCAAVISQSLGC; encoded by the coding sequence ATGAATCCTCTTTATAAAATCTTTGCCATTCTTGAAGCTGTTGTTGCCCAGCAGAGCAGGGGCGTCACCTATTCGGACGTCGTTGCCGCAGTGGATCTTCCCAAGTCATCCGTTCACCGGATTCTGCGCGACCTGACCGATGTCGGCTATCTCGACTACAATCCGGAGAGCAAAAAGTATTTCGGTAGTTTGCGGCTGGCCGCGACCGGCGCGGAAGTCATGACCCACTATCAGCTGCGCAAGCACGTCAGGCCGCACCTCGAAGCGCTCAATAAAGCCACCGGGCATACCACCAACCTGGGCGTCCTTGACGGAACCATGGGGGTCTTTGTCGAGAAGATCGAGTCGAAGGATTATGGGATCCGGCTGTTTTCGGAAGTGGGTAAGCGCTTTCCCCTCTACTGTACCGGGATGGGGAAATCGATGCTGGCTTTTGCCGAAGCTGAAACCATCGACAAGGTTCTCGCCGAGCCCTTGCCTCCCCTGACCGATAAAACGGTCACCAATCCCAATATGTTGCGCAAACAATTGCTGGAGATCCGCGAGCAGGGGTATGCCCTGGATCTTGAGGAGATCACCCGCGGGATCGTCTGCGTGGCAGCGCCGTTATTGGGATTCCGTCGGCAACTGGTTGGAGCTATCAGTATCACGGTGCCGTCCTATCTGCTCGATGAACGGGGGATTGAAAGCGAGATTGAGGCGGTGAAAAGATGCGCGGCCGTTATTTCGCAGTCGCTGGGCTGCTAG
- a CDS encoding NAD(P)-dependent oxidoreductase codes for MSQKSSPRVSVIGVGIMGTAITTRLLECGLRVSVFDLDPHKVQAMVTRGAVAATSPADAAGQAEFIILSLNNAAIVNSAVFGTAGVATAASADKLLIDMSSIDPESTKEMAARLLSEYAMPWVDCPLSGGAPKALLGKLAVMAGGRQEDFEKARTVMQHLCGNFTLMGPSGAGQATKLVNQVLCAIGFQAIAEATQLALKGGVDVSMIPAALAGGRADSSLLQEFMAKMGRHDYSPTGSLANMLKDMEAVQSFAAKNRVAMPLTSLTTEIHRLFVAAGKGDNDNAALMKFFNGPADEPTE; via the coding sequence ATGAGCCAGAAATCATCTCCACGTGTCAGTGTGATCGGTGTCGGAATCATGGGCACAGCCATCACGACCCGGCTGCTTGAATGCGGGCTGCGGGTCAGCGTTTTCGATCTTGATCCCCACAAGGTACAAGCCATGGTCACGCGCGGGGCCGTTGCCGCCACCTCCCCCGCTGACGCCGCCGGGCAGGCCGAGTTCATTATCCTGTCGCTGAATAATGCCGCCATCGTCAACAGCGCGGTCTTTGGCACAGCGGGTGTCGCCACTGCGGCCAGCGCCGATAAACTGCTTATCGACATGTCATCCATCGATCCGGAATCGACCAAAGAGATGGCCGCCAGGCTGCTGTCCGAATACGCCATGCCCTGGGTCGATTGCCCCCTCTCCGGCGGCGCCCCAAAGGCCCTGCTCGGCAAGCTGGCGGTCATGGCCGGTGGCCGGCAAGAGGACTTTGAAAAAGCGCGGACGGTCATGCAGCATCTCTGCGGCAACTTCACGTTGATGGGCCCTTCAGGTGCCGGACAGGCGACCAAACTGGTCAACCAGGTGCTCTGCGCCATCGGTTTTCAAGCCATTGCGGAAGCCACCCAACTGGCCTTGAAAGGCGGTGTTGACGTTTCGATGATCCCTGCCGCCCTGGCCGGAGGGCGGGCGGATTCCAGTCTGCTGCAGGAATTCATGGCCAAAATGGGTCGCCATGATTATTCGCCGACCGGAAGCCTGGCCAATATGCTCAAGGACATGGAAGCCGTGCAGTCGTTCGCCGCCAAAAACCGCGTTGCCATGCCGCTGACCAGCCTGACCACGGAAATCCACCGCCTGTTTGTTGCCGCCGGCAAAGGCGACAACGACAACGCCGCGCTGATGAAATTCTTCAACGGCCCGGCCGACGAGCCGACCGAATAA
- a CDS encoding hybrid sensor histidine kinase/response regulator — protein sequence MTSNRSSTPPSPFSSAALIALIYFGFSIFWILAGDRILLLFSQEPDVITHLQSLKGTAFVSLSSLLIFVLVRRSLAIARKHQQASAANEERYRLLVENQNDLVVKVDPEGRFLYVSPTYCKLFGKTEQQLLGQTFMPLVHEDDREDTARKMAALWQEPYQAYLEQRALTAQGWRWLAWSDRSIIDSTGHVEAIVGVGRDITGLKQAEEALKASEAKFKALADTSPLAIYMLKGIDEEAEYVNPTFTRLFGYSQEDVKSARQWWNQAYPDPEYRRQVSKEWSQRVQKAHDTKADFEPMETQVTCKDGSKKTILWGFQPIGMQNWIYGLDLTEQRNIEEQLRQSLKIESIGQLAGGIAHDFNNMLSVILGHTELALRQLSPQDPLYQQLQQISAAATRSTEMTRQLLGFARRQTVAPQILDLNRSLQNMLSMLQRLIGENIELIWNPGGQLWPVKIDPTQLDQILINLCINARDAISGAGQLTIETTTVSIDDDYCRHHIDFSPGDFVVLSVSDDGSGMDHATRNKIFEPFFTTKNKTGGTGLGLATVYGIVRQNRGFIHVCSEVGRGSTFRIYLPRQRAELSHPARQTENPVASPGGETILVVEDESEILNLLRIQLEAMDYRVLTAATAEQARQLARQYKDSIALLMTDIIMPELNGRDLAQQLLDICPQLKVLYMSGYTANAIAHHGVLEPGINFIQKPFSGQELGRKIRTALAVHE from the coding sequence ATGACAAGCAATCGTAGCTCGACTCCGCCATCGCCGTTCAGCTCGGCTGCGCTTATTGCCCTGATCTATTTTGGCTTTTCAATATTCTGGATTTTGGCCGGGGATCGTATTCTTCTGCTGTTTTCCCAAGAGCCCGACGTCATTACCCACCTCCAGTCCCTGAAAGGGACCGCCTTTGTCAGCCTCAGTTCGCTGCTCATCTTTGTTCTGGTCAGGAGGAGCCTGGCGATCGCCCGCAAGCACCAGCAGGCCTCCGCAGCCAATGAGGAGCGCTATCGGTTGCTGGTGGAAAATCAGAATGACCTGGTTGTCAAGGTTGATCCCGAAGGCAGGTTTCTCTATGTCAGCCCAACTTATTGCAAACTGTTTGGAAAAACCGAACAGCAGTTGCTCGGGCAAACATTCATGCCCCTTGTTCATGAAGATGATCGGGAAGATACCGCCCGGAAAATGGCCGCCCTTTGGCAGGAGCCCTACCAGGCCTATCTTGAACAGCGGGCGTTGACAGCCCAGGGCTGGCGCTGGCTGGCCTGGTCAGACCGTTCCATAATTGACTCTACCGGTCATGTCGAGGCCATCGTTGGAGTCGGCCGTGACATTACCGGCCTCAAACAGGCCGAAGAGGCCCTTAAAGCCAGCGAGGCAAAGTTCAAGGCTCTGGCCGATACCTCACCGCTGGCCATCTACATGCTGAAAGGAATTGATGAAGAAGCGGAATATGTCAATCCGACCTTCACCCGCCTGTTCGGCTATTCCCAGGAAGATGTGAAGTCGGCCCGGCAGTGGTGGAACCAGGCCTATCCAGACCCCGAATACCGGCGACAGGTGTCTAAAGAGTGGTCACAAAGGGTGCAGAAAGCCCATGATACCAAAGCCGATTTCGAACCCATGGAAACCCAGGTTACCTGCAAGGACGGTTCGAAAAAGACCATTTTATGGGGTTTCCAGCCCATTGGAATGCAGAACTGGATTTATGGCCTGGACCTGACCGAGCAACGCAATATTGAAGAACAGCTGCGCCAATCACTCAAGATCGAATCCATCGGCCAGCTGGCCGGCGGCATTGCCCATGATTTCAATAATATGCTCAGCGTTATCCTCGGCCATACCGAACTGGCCCTGCGTCAGCTCTCTCCTCAGGACCCGCTTTACCAGCAGTTGCAACAGATCAGCGCTGCCGCGACCCGCTCAACGGAGATGACTCGCCAGCTGCTCGGTTTCGCCCGCCGCCAGACAGTTGCTCCGCAAATCCTCGATCTGAACAGATCCCTCCAGAACATGCTGAGCATGCTGCAACGGCTGATCGGAGAAAATATCGAGCTGATATGGAACCCGGGCGGGCAACTCTGGCCGGTCAAGATAGACCCGACCCAACTCGATCAGATCCTGATCAACCTCTGCATCAACGCCCGCGACGCCATTTCAGGAGCCGGTCAGCTGACCATTGAAACAACCACGGTCAGCATCGACGATGACTATTGCCGCCACCATATCGACTTTTCCCCCGGCGATTTTGTCGTCCTCTCGGTTAGTGATGATGGCAGCGGCATGGATCATGCCACCAGGAATAAAATTTTCGAGCCGTTCTTTACCACCAAAAACAAGACTGGCGGCACCGGCCTGGGCTTGGCGACTGTTTACGGGATCGTTCGGCAGAATCGGGGATTTATTCATGTCTGCAGTGAGGTTGGCCGAGGGAGCACGTTCCGGATTTATCTGCCCCGCCAGCGAGCAGAGCTAAGCCACCCCGCCCGGCAAACGGAGAACCCCGTTGCATCACCAGGAGGGGAAACCATTTTGGTTGTCGAAGATGAAAGCGAGATCCTGAACCTGCTCCGCATCCAACTTGAAGCGATGGATTACCGCGTTCTCACCGCAGCGACCGCGGAACAAGCTCGGCAATTGGCTCGACAGTACAAAGATTCCATCGCCTTACTCATGACTGACATCATCATGCCGGAGTTGAATGGCCGTGACCTGGCGCAGCAACTGCTGGACATCTGCCCGCAGCTGAAAGTCTTGTATATGTCGGGCTACACCGCCAATGCAATTGCCCATCACGGGGTGCTTGAACCGGGGATCAATTTTATCCAGAAACCTTTTTCCGGTCAGGAACTCGGTCGTAAAATCCGCACCGCCCTGGCCGTCCACGAATAA
- a CDS encoding NAD-dependent malic enzyme has translation MIEKVENSLPTGTALLQDPLLNKGTAFSAEERETLGLKGLLPPKIFTMEEQVARVLENYRQKKTDLERYIHLASLQDRNETLFYRVLMDNLDEMMPIVYTPVVGQACQQFGHIFRRPRGLYISYKERGNIAEILKNWPRKDVRVIVVTDGERILGLGDQGAGGMGIPVGKLSLYTACAGISPAQCLPVMLDVGTENEGYLGDPLYLGIRQHRVRGQEFDDFVAEFMNAAKEIWPDVLIQFEDFANSNAFRLLENWRDKICSFNDDMQGTAAVSLAGLFSALRVTKKSLGEQKILFLGAGEAGIGIADLIVSAMVDEGDTLEEARAKCWFVDSKGLVVKSRDNLVEHKLRFAHDYPFEPDFLSAVKSLKPTAIIGVSTIPKTFNQEVIQTMAELNERPIIFALSNPTSKSECSAEEAYTWSDGRAIFASGSPFPPCVFKGQTYVPGQGNNAYVFPGIGLGAVACKAKTVTDRMFSQAARALADQVLESDLEMGRMYPALSRIREVSAYIGAAVAEVAFNDGVAGIEKPANVLEFVRSQQWAPEYRNYVK, from the coding sequence ATGATTGAAAAAGTTGAGAACAGTCTTCCGACAGGAACAGCCCTGTTGCAGGATCCGCTGTTGAACAAAGGAACTGCTTTTTCCGCTGAAGAACGAGAAACTCTGGGACTTAAAGGGCTCCTTCCGCCCAAGATTTTCACGATGGAAGAGCAGGTTGCCCGGGTTTTGGAAAACTATCGTCAGAAGAAGACCGATCTGGAACGTTATATTCACCTCGCCAGCTTGCAGGATCGCAATGAGACCTTGTTTTATCGGGTTTTGATGGACAACCTGGATGAAATGATGCCGATCGTTTACACCCCGGTGGTCGGCCAGGCCTGTCAGCAGTTCGGCCACATTTTCCGGCGTCCGCGGGGCCTTTACATCAGCTACAAAGAGCGCGGCAATATCGCCGAGATTCTGAAAAACTGGCCTCGTAAAGATGTTCGAGTGATCGTCGTGACCGATGGCGAGCGGATTCTCGGCTTGGGCGATCAGGGTGCCGGCGGCATGGGTATCCCGGTGGGCAAGCTATCTTTGTATACCGCCTGCGCTGGTATTTCCCCGGCCCAGTGTCTGCCGGTCATGCTGGATGTCGGCACCGAAAACGAAGGCTATCTGGGCGATCCCCTTTACCTGGGGATTCGTCAGCATCGGGTCCGCGGTCAGGAGTTTGACGATTTCGTTGCTGAATTCATGAACGCTGCCAAGGAAATCTGGCCGGATGTGCTCATTCAGTTCGAAGATTTCGCCAACAGCAACGCATTCCGGCTGCTGGAAAATTGGCGTGACAAAATCTGCTCCTTCAATGACGACATGCAGGGAACCGCAGCAGTGAGTCTGGCCGGGTTGTTCTCGGCATTGCGGGTGACCAAAAAATCCCTGGGCGAGCAAAAAATTCTCTTCCTTGGGGCCGGGGAAGCCGGGATCGGCATCGCCGACCTGATTGTTTCCGCCATGGTTGATGAGGGTGATACCCTGGAAGAAGCGCGGGCCAAATGTTGGTTCGTTGATTCCAAGGGCCTGGTTGTCAAAAGCCGGGATAATCTGGTTGAGCATAAGCTGCGTTTCGCTCATGATTATCCGTTTGAACCGGACTTTTTGAGCGCCGTCAAATCTCTCAAGCCCACCGCCATTATCGGTGTTTCGACGATTCCCAAAACCTTTAATCAGGAAGTCATCCAGACCATGGCCGAGCTGAATGAGCGGCCGATTATTTTTGCTCTCTCCAATCCGACCTCAAAGTCCGAGTGTTCTGCGGAAGAGGCTTATACCTGGTCTGACGGCCGCGCCATTTTTGCCAGCGGCAGCCCGTTCCCGCCTTGTGTCTTCAAGGGGCAAACCTATGTCCCGGGCCAGGGGAACAACGCCTATGTCTTTCCGGGGATCGGCCTGGGCGCGGTCGCCTGCAAGGCGAAAACAGTGACCGACCGGATGTTCTCCCAGGCAGCCCGGGCTTTGGCCGACCAGGTCCTGGAAAGCGATCTGGAGATGGGACGGATGTATCCGGCCCTGAGCCGGATTCGCGAGGTGTCTGCCTATATCGGTGCCGCAGTGGCCGAAGTGGCCTTCAATGACGGCGTGGCTGGCATTGAAAAGCCTGCCAATGTTCTGGAATTTGTCCGTTCGCAGCAATGGGCGCCAGAGTATCGGAACTATGTAAAATAA
- the pyk gene encoding pyruvate kinase, whose protein sequence is MYKHTKIVATLGPASSEEKMLEQLIEAGVSVFRLNFSHGDHADKAALIERIRRVSSRAGRAIAILGDLQGPKIRVGLLKDGGITLTPGEEVIVTSREVLGETGVIPTIYKNLPQDVKAGNQILLDDGLMELEVLETLATDVRCRVRFGGFLKDRKGINLPGAAVSAPSLTEKDLLDLQFCIDQQVDYLALSFVRKAADVVDLKQRLKVAGSTIKVISKIEKPEAVDNFDAILEVTDGVMVARGDLGVEIRPEKVPLIQKNIIHKCNLAGKPVITATQMLESMISNPRPTRAETSDVANAILDGTDAVMLSAETAAGQYPVEAVRLMSKVANDISSASISRGRPHRLTCQNCEGALDLSEAIGQTASRISEMVGAKAILAFTKSGSTAALVAKYRPSIPIIAVTPSAVVSRQLALYSGVQSLEVDVQGTTESQIEWVAKAVLDAGALQTGDIVVITMGSPVSGSGSTNLLKVHQLGDVLQE, encoded by the coding sequence ATGTACAAACATACCAAGATCGTCGCAACGTTGGGACCTGCTTCTTCCGAAGAAAAAATGCTCGAGCAACTGATCGAGGCAGGGGTTTCGGTTTTTAGATTGAATTTTTCCCATGGCGACCATGCTGACAAGGCCGCTCTGATCGAACGGATTCGGCGGGTCTCTTCCCGGGCTGGCCGGGCCATTGCCATTCTCGGCGATCTGCAGGGTCCCAAGATCAGGGTCGGACTGCTCAAAGATGGTGGCATCACCTTGACCCCGGGGGAAGAGGTGATTGTCACTTCCCGCGAGGTTCTTGGGGAGACCGGCGTTATCCCGACGATTTACAAAAATCTTCCCCAGGATGTCAAGGCGGGCAATCAGATCCTGCTCGATGATGGCCTGATGGAACTGGAAGTCCTCGAAACCCTGGCAACGGATGTTCGTTGCCGGGTTCGTTTCGGTGGTTTCCTCAAAGACCGCAAAGGGATCAATCTGCCGGGGGCTGCGGTGTCCGCGCCGTCTTTGACCGAAAAGGACCTGCTTGATCTGCAATTCTGCATCGACCAGCAGGTCGACTACCTGGCGTTGTCTTTTGTCCGTAAGGCGGCAGATGTGGTCGATCTGAAACAGCGTCTGAAGGTGGCTGGTTCGACGATCAAGGTTATTTCAAAAATCGAGAAACCGGAAGCGGTCGATAATTTTGACGCCATCCTGGAGGTGACGGACGGGGTTATGGTTGCCCGCGGCGATCTTGGGGTTGAGATTCGCCCGGAAAAGGTTCCGCTGATTCAGAAAAATATCATTCACAAGTGCAACCTGGCCGGGAAACCGGTGATCACCGCAACTCAGATGCTGGAAAGCATGATCAGCAATCCGCGCCCGACCCGCGCCGAAACCTCGGATGTTGCCAATGCCATTCTCGATGGCACCGACGCCGTCATGCTGTCAGCGGAAACTGCTGCCGGGCAGTACCCGGTGGAAGCGGTCCGCCTGATGAGTAAGGTTGCCAATGATATTTCCAGCGCCTCGATCTCCCGGGGCCGGCCTCATCGGCTGACCTGCCAGAATTGCGAAGGGGCTCTCGATCTGTCCGAGGCGATCGGACAGACCGCTTCACGGATTTCGGAAATGGTTGGCGCCAAAGCGATTTTGGCTTTCACCAAAAGCGGCAGTACTGCGGCGTTGGTTGCCAAGTATCGGCCTTCGATTCCCATTATCGCGGTAACCCCCTCAGCGGTCGTCTCACGGCAACTGGCTCTCTATTCCGGGGTTCAGTCCCTTGAGGTCGATGTTCAGGGGACCACCGAGTCGCAGATTGAATGGGTGGCCAAGGCGGTCCTGGATGCCGGCGCCCTGCAGACCGGGGATATTGTGGTCATCACCATGGGCAGCCCGGTCTCCGGTTCGGGATCAACCAATCTGCTCAAGGTTCATCAACTCGGAGATGTCCTGCAGGAGTAG
- the eda gene encoding bifunctional 4-hydroxy-2-oxoglutarate aldolase/2-dehydro-3-deoxy-phosphogluconate aldolase, which produces MINELKKRPIIPVIVIDDAADALPLAEALLEGGMDVIEVTFRTAAAAEAISLIGKKFPEMLLGAGTLLTEEQGQRALDAGIKFGLAPGLNPDVVNFFKAKNTLFIPGVMTPSEIEQGLALGCKLQKFFPAEAAGGIKMLKALAGPYASQGLQFCPTGGVSLANMNDYLALPIVSNIGGSWLATKQQIADKQWGAITAQVKDALAKV; this is translated from the coding sequence ATGATCAATGAACTTAAAAAACGGCCAATTATTCCCGTTATCGTGATCGATGATGCCGCTGACGCATTGCCCCTGGCAGAAGCTCTCCTCGAAGGCGGCATGGACGTCATCGAAGTGACTTTCCGTACTGCAGCCGCGGCCGAGGCCATTTCGCTGATCGGCAAGAAATTCCCGGAAATGCTCCTTGGCGCAGGAACTCTGTTGACTGAAGAGCAGGGCCAGCGGGCTCTTGATGCCGGAATCAAGTTCGGCCTGGCCCCGGGGCTGAACCCGGACGTGGTCAACTTTTTTAAAGCCAAAAACACCTTGTTCATTCCCGGGGTGATGACCCCCTCGGAAATCGAGCAGGGACTGGCGCTGGGCTGCAAATTGCAGAAATTCTTCCCGGCGGAAGCCGCCGGCGGCATTAAAATGCTGAAAGCGCTGGCCGGTCCCTATGCCAGCCAGGGGCTGCAGTTCTGCCCCACCGGCGGGGTCAGCCTGGCCAACATGAATGATTACCTGGCCTTGCCGATTGTCAGCAACATCGGCGGTTCCTGGTTGGCCACCAAGCAGCAGATTGCCGACAAGCAATGGGGGGCGATCACCGCGCAAGTCAAAGACGCTCTGGCCAAGGTTTAA
- a CDS encoding sugar kinase, translating to MGNFAVKPAKECRFDILSLGEVMLRLDPGEGRIRTSRQFRAWEGGGEYNVARGLRRCFGQRAAVVTAFAKNEVGLLMEDLILQGGVDTSLIKWVDYDGIGRTVRNGLNFTERGFGIRGAVGCSDRGNTAASQIKAEDIDWEYIFGELGVRWFHTGGIYAALSETTGDTVIAAAKAAKKYGTIVSYDLNYRPSLWKGFGGLEKCREVNREIAKYVDVMIGNEEDFTACLGFEVEGADENLTDLDVNSFQKMIKKAVAEFPNFKATATTMRGVKTATVNDWGAMCWVDGEFYTSTHRPGLEIMDRVGGGDSFASGFIYGLMILGDPQLAVEYGAAHGALAMTTPGDTTMASLSEVEKIVGGGGARVDR from the coding sequence ATGGGTAATTTTGCAGTGAAGCCGGCCAAGGAATGTCGTTTCGACATTCTGTCTTTGGGAGAGGTTATGTTGCGTCTCGACCCGGGTGAGGGCCGTATCCGGACTTCGCGTCAGTTTCGGGCCTGGGAAGGCGGCGGTGAGTACAACGTCGCCAGGGGTTTGCGCCGTTGCTTCGGTCAGCGCGCCGCCGTGGTGACCGCATTCGCCAAAAACGAAGTCGGCCTGCTCATGGAAGACCTGATTCTGCAAGGCGGCGTTGATACCTCCCTGATCAAATGGGTCGATTATGACGGCATCGGCCGGACCGTGCGCAACGGGCTGAACTTTACCGAGCGCGGTTTCGGTATCCGCGGCGCCGTCGGTTGTTCCGATCGGGGTAATACCGCCGCCTCCCAGATCAAAGCCGAGGATATCGACTGGGAATACATCTTTGGCGAGTTGGGCGTGCGCTGGTTCCATACCGGCGGGATCTATGCCGCACTCTCCGAAACCACCGGCGATACCGTTATTGCCGCTGCCAAAGCTGCAAAAAAATACGGCACCATCGTTTCCTACGACCTGAACTATCGCCCCTCGCTGTGGAAAGGGTTCGGCGGACTGGAAAAATGCCGTGAGGTCAACCGCGAAATCGCCAAGTATGTCGATGTCATGATCGGAAACGAAGAGGATTTCACCGCCTGCCTCGGTTTTGAAGTGGAAGGGGCTGATGAGAACCTGACCGACCTGGATGTCAACTCGTTCCAGAAAATGATCAAAAAAGCGGTCGCCGAATTCCCCAATTTCAAAGCGACGGCCACCACCATGCGCGGGGTCAAAACCGCAACGGTCAACGATTGGGGTGCCATGTGCTGGGTGGACGGCGAGTTTTACACCTCAACCCACCGTCCGGGGCTCGAAATCATGGACCGGGTCGGCGGCGGAGACAGCTTTGCTTCCGGTTTTATCTATGGTCTGATGATCCTGGGGGACCCGCAGCTGGCCGTGGAATACGGTGCTGCCCATGGCGCGCTGGCCATGACCACTCCGGGAGATACCACCATGGCATCTTTGTCCGAAGTTGAAAAAATCGTTGGCGGTGGCGGTGCCCGCGTCGATCGCTGA
- the gap gene encoding type I glyceraldehyde-3-phosphate dehydrogenase, translating into MSKKIAINGFGRIGRNVFRAAQGNPDFDIVAINDLTDAATLAHLLKYDSVHGIFSGDVAAEGDNLIVNGKAVKILSERDPAALPWGDLGVEIVIESTGLFTKRAAAQKHIDAGAKKVVISAPGKEVDLTVCMGVNEQDYDATKHHILSNASCTTNCLAPVAKVLLESFGIVKGMMTTIHSYTNDQRILDLPHSDMRRARAAALSMIPTTTGAAKAVSLVLPQLKGKLDGLAVRVPTPNVSLVDVVVETEKKTSVEEVNAALKAAAEGPLKGILEFCELPLVSKDFNGNAASSIVDGLSTAVMDGSMVKVLSWYDNEWGYSNRVLDLVKYIS; encoded by the coding sequence ATGTCAAAAAAAATAGCTATCAATGGATTCGGCCGTATTGGACGTAACGTTTTTCGTGCAGCCCAAGGCAACCCTGATTTTGATATTGTGGCGATCAACGATCTGACCGATGCTGCAACCCTGGCGCATTTGCTTAAATATGACTCTGTGCATGGTATTTTCAGCGGCGATGTGGCTGCTGAAGGAGATAACCTGATTGTCAATGGCAAAGCGGTTAAGATCCTCAGCGAACGCGATCCGGCCGCACTGCCCTGGGGCGATCTGGGAGTCGAGATCGTCATTGAGTCGACCGGTCTGTTCACCAAGCGTGCCGCCGCGCAAAAGCATATTGATGCCGGTGCCAAAAAAGTTGTCATCAGCGCTCCCGGCAAGGAAGTCGATCTGACCGTCTGCATGGGGGTCAACGAGCAGGATTACGATGCGACCAAGCACCATATCCTCTCCAACGCGTCCTGCACCACCAACTGTCTGGCCCCGGTTGCCAAAGTGCTGCTCGAGTCCTTCGGGATCGTCAAGGGGATGATGACCACCATCCATTCCTATACCAACGATCAGCGGATTCTCGATCTGCCCCACTCTGACATGCGTCGCGCTCGGGCGGCTGCGCTGTCGATGATTCCGACCACGACCGGCGCTGCCAAAGCGGTGTCCCTGGTCTTGCCGCAGCTCAAAGGAAAACTGGACGGGCTGGCTGTCCGGGTTCCGACTCCCAACGTTTCCCTGGTTGATGTGGTTGTCGAAACCGAGAAAAAAACCTCTGTTGAGGAGGTCAACGCTGCTTTGAAAGCTGCTGCTGAAGGTCCGCTGAAAGGAATTCTTGAATTCTGCGAACTGCCGCTGGTGTCCAAGGACTTCAACGGCAATGCCGCTTCATCCATTGTTGATGGGCTTTCTACTGCGGTCATGGACGGTTCCATGGTCAAAGTTCTGTCCTGGTATGACAACGAATGGGGCTATTCCAACCGGGTTCTTGACCTGGTCAAGTATATTTCCTGA
- a CDS encoding 2-hydroxyacid dehydrogenase, whose translation MAKIDILQMGPYPSWDIELLEKSFQLHPYFEADDKAAFIAERADVIRGIATRGELGASRELIDALPQLEVISVYGVGYDAVDLDAARARGIRVTNTPDVLTKDVADLGIAMMLAGARGVIGAEQWVRSGNWGKQGLYPLQTQVSGKRVGILGLGRIGYEVAKRCAAFDMEIAYSDLGPRDFAKDWTYIEDPAELAAQADFFFVTLTGGPATRHIVSAAVIKAVGPQGMIINISRASNIDEAALLDALEDHSLGFAALDVFEGEPQLDPRFLALDNVLLQPHHASGTVETRKAMGRLVCENLEAHFAGRPLPTPVI comes from the coding sequence TTGGCTAAGATCGATATTCTACAGATGGGGCCGTACCCCTCCTGGGACATTGAACTGTTGGAAAAATCGTTTCAGCTTCATCCCTATTTCGAGGCTGATGATAAAGCGGCTTTTATCGCCGAGCGGGCTGACGTTATTCGTGGAATTGCCACCCGGGGCGAACTGGGAGCGAGTCGGGAGCTGATTGACGCGCTGCCTCAGCTTGAAGTTATTTCCGTATACGGGGTCGGCTATGACGCTGTCGACCTGGACGCGGCCAGAGCGCGGGGGATTCGAGTGACCAATACCCCGGATGTGCTGACCAAGGATGTCGCCGATCTCGGTATCGCCATGATGCTGGCCGGTGCTCGTGGGGTGATTGGCGCAGAGCAATGGGTGCGTAGCGGCAACTGGGGCAAACAGGGGCTCTATCCTTTGCAGACCCAGGTGTCCGGAAAGCGGGTCGGAATCCTCGGGCTGGGCAGAATCGGTTATGAGGTGGCCAAGCGTTGTGCCGCTTTCGATATGGAGATTGCCTACTCTGATCTCGGACCCCGGGATTTTGCCAAGGATTGGACCTATATTGAAGATCCGGCTGAACTGGCAGCGCAAGCCGACTTTTTCTTCGTCACCCTCACCGGCGGGCCGGCGACCCGGCATATTGTCAGTGCGGCGGTGATCAAAGCGGTTGGGCCGCAGGGGATGATCATCAACATCTCCCGCGCTTCCAATATTGACGAAGCTGCTTTACTGGATGCTCTGGAAGACCACAGCCTCGGCTTTGCCGCCCTGGATGTGTTCGAAGGGGAGCCGCAGCTTGATCCAAGATTCCTGGCCCTGGACAATGTTTTACTGCAACCGCATCATGCCAGCGGTACGGTTGAAACCAGGAAAGCCATGGGGAGGTTGGTTTGTGAAAACCTGGAAGCCCATTTTGCCGGTCGGCCATTGCCGACCCCGGTGATCTGA